The nucleotide sequence GCGCCTCGGGCGCGAAGCTGTAGGGCACGCCGTGCAGGAACAGGCCGAACTCGCCCAGCGATTCGCCGTGGTCGCTCACGTAGAGCAGGCCCGGGTCGTACTGGGTCGACTGGCCCTTGAGCCAGTCGATGGTGCGGCCGAGGAAGCGGTCGGTCTGCGCGATCGAGTTGTCGTAGACGTTCATCAGCTCGGTATGGCCGCACTCGGCGAGCGCATTGGTCTTGCACTCGGGCTGGAAGCGCTTCATGTCGGCGCCCGAGCGCTTGTAGTAGGCGGGCCCGTGGCTGCCCATCTGGTGCATCACCAGCACCACGCCCTTGGCGCGGCGCTCGGCCGGCAGCGCGGCGATGCGCGCATCGAGGCCCTCGAGCATCACGTCGTCGAGGCATTCCTCGCCGTCGCACAGCGCGCTCCTGGTGGCGCTCGGCAGGTTGTCGAAGGCCGAGGCATTGGGAATGCGCGTGCAGACGTCCTTGCAGCCGGCCTGGTTGTCGAGCCAGAACACGGCCAGCCCGGCGGCCTGCAGCACGTCGACCAGGTTCTCGTAGTCGTCCTTGCGCGATTCGTAGCCCTGCTTGCCCAGCGGCGAGAACATGCAGGGCACCGAGGCCAGCGTGTTGGTGCCGCAGGAGTGCACCTCGCGGTAGCTCAGCACGCCGCGCTTCGCGAGTTCGGGCGTGGTGTCGCGCGCATAGCCGTTGAGGCCGAAGTGGTCGGCGCGCGCGGTCTCGCCCACCACCACCACGAACAGCGGCGGCTTCTGCTGGGCCGCGTAGCTGGCGCCGAGCGTGGTGCCCGCGGTGATCGGGATCAGCTTGCCGCTGCGCTTCGACAGCGGCTTGATGAACACCGCGCCGGTCGAATAAAGGCTCGCGATCGGGTTCATCATGTAGCGCAGGTGCACGTTGTTGCGCATCAGCGGCGCCAGCTGCCGGTTCATGGCCACGGCCGCGACCAGCGCGACGGCCACCGCGAGCAGCAGCAGCACGGCATTGCGCCACAGCTGCGAGATCCAGCGCATCGGCGCGATGCGCGCGAACCACAGCACGACGGCGACCGGCGCGATCACCACCAGCAGGTTGAAGCCCATGCGCCAGCTCAGCAGATCGCGCGCCTCGTTGGGATCGGTCTGCAAGACGTTGGCGATCATGGTCGGGTCCATGACCACGCGGTACTCGAGCATGTAGTGCTGCACCAGCGCCGCCAGCACGGCCACCGCCAGCCACAGCGGCTTCATCCAGCGCGTCCAGGCGGTGAACGAGAGCATGGCCACCGTGCCGCAGAAGCTCAGCAGGCTCATCGCGGCGATGGTCGGCAGGTAGGTGCTGGGCGCGCCGCCGATGCGGGCCAGTTCGTTCCACAGCGGCCAGTTGGCGACCAGGCCCAGGTACAGGGCCAGCCACAGCACCATCTGCCGGGCCGATCGCGGCCGCTCCAGCCATTGGCGCGCCGTCTCCCACGTGGTCCCGGATGCGGTGCCCGGGCGGTGTTGGGAGATCGGTGGGATGCCGGACCGGAGCGGCGCTGGCTCTATGCGCGTGACAGACATGCGACAAATGTAGGGAGCGTGCCTGAAAGGAGCCTGAACTCCGAGTTCAGGTGCTGTTCAGGCTTCCTGCAACGCAATGGCGTCTTTGCGCGCGCCCGCGCGCCGGGCGAACGCGTCGATGGCGAAGCCCACGGCCCAGCAGACCCAGCCGCTCCAGAGGGTGTGGCTCATGTAGTGGGCGCCGCGCAGCTGTTGCGTGACGCCGAGCAGCAGGCCGCCGATCAGCGCGGCGGCCAGCCAGGCCAGCGCGATGCGCGGGGCGACGCGCCGCAGCACGAAGTAGCCGCCCAGGTAGGCGAAGGCGGTGGACGCGTGGCCGGCCGGGAAGCAGCCGCCCGGGCCGCCGTCGCGCACGCCCCAGGACCAGTGCGAGACGTAGCGCACCATGCCGCCGAACTCCTGCAGGTCCCACGGGCAGCTGGTGTGGCTCGCGTGCTTGAGCAGGCTGACGGCGAACACCGAGGCCAGCACCGTCAGCGCCAGCTGCGCGCGGCTCGCGCGGTCGAGCCGCCGCAGGAAGCCCACGGGCCAGCGGATCGCGAGGAACAACCCGGCCAGCAGCGCCCAGCTGAGGTTCTTGGCGCCGGTGTGCATCACATGGACCAGGAACGGGTTCTCGCGCAGCGGAAAGCCCATCGGCGTGCCCATCCAGCGCGCGATCGGCAGGTCGGCGCCGCTGGCGTCCCAGAGCAGCAACAGGGCGAGCGAGATCAGGGTCCAGGCGCCCAGGCGGAGGTTCGGGAAGCGGCGGGTCATCGGAAAAAAGCGGTCATCGGCAAAAATGGGGCCCAGCCTAGGCCGCGCGAATGAACCAGGCCTGAAGCCACATGAACCGAAGCTGAAGCCGGCTGAGCGCCAGCTGACCGCGGCCCGGACGCTAGACTCCGGCCTTCCCACCGAATCCGAGGAGTGCCGTCGCGTGCGCATATTGCTGGTCGAAGACGATGTGTCGCTGGCGGACGCGGTCTGCGGCTACCTACTGGCCAAGGCCTTCGTGGTCGACGTGGCGCCGAGCCTGGCCGATGCGCGCGGCGCGCTGCTCTCGGTGCAGTACGCGGCGGTGCTGCTCGACCTGCACCTGGGCGACGGCGACGGGCTCTCGCTGCTGCCGCAGGTGCGCGCGTTGCGCGAGCCGCCGATCGTCATCGTGCTGACCGCGCGCGACCAGGTCACCGACCGCATCCGCGGCCTCGATGCCGGCGCCGACGACTACCTGATCAAACCCTACGACCCGGCCGAGCTGCTGGCGCGGCTGCGCGCGGTGGAGCGCCGGCGCAGCGCGGGCAACTCGCCGGTGCTGCAGCTGGGCACGCTCGAGATCGACATCGCGCACGACCGCGTGCGCCGCGACGGCCAGCCGGTGACGCTGACGCAGAAGGAATGGGCGCTGCTGCGCGTGATGGCCACCCGGCCCGAGCGCATCCATACGCGCGAGAACCTCGCCGATGCGCTCTACGGCTTCGGCGACGAGGCCGACAGCAACACGCTCGAGGTCTTCATCAGCCGGCTGCGGCGCAAGCTCGGCCGCAGCCACATCCAGACCCTGCGCGGGCTCGGCTACCGGCTCTCGGCCGACGAGGAGGACTAGCCGATGACCGAAGCAGTGGCAGCTCGCGCGCGCAGCGAGCGCGACACCCTGGCCGGCCGGCTCACGCGCACGCTGATCCTGTGGGTCGGCGGCGTCTGGCTGCTGTGCGTGTTCGCGGTGGTCTGGTACGTGGACCGCGAGATCAACCACAACTTCGACAACGAGCTGGTCGAGGTCTCGCACCGCATGTTCGCGATGGCGGTGCAGGAGCTCGAGAAGCTGCAGCACCCCGGCGAGGAACCGCCGCGCGCGCCGCTGATCGCGCCCAAGCAGCTGTTCTCGGAGGACGCGGTGATCTACCAGATCGTCGACCTGCACGAGCACGTGCTGCTGCGCTCGGCCGAGGCGCCCGAGGACACCTTCGACGTGCCGCTGGCCGCGGGCTTCGCGAACAACCCGAACTGGCGCATCTATACCGTGCGCCATCCCACGCTGGGCCTGTTCTTCCAGGTCGCCGATCCGCTCGACGAACGCCGCCGCGCACTGAACCGCACCTTGTTCGGCCTGATCATCCCGCTCGGCGCGGTGCTGCCGCTGCTGGCGCTGGTGCTGCGCAACGTGGCGCGCACCGAGCTGCGCGTGCTGCAGCAGCTCACCGGCGAGATCGAGAAGCGCAGCGGCGCCGACCTGCGCCCGATCGCCCTGCCCAACCTGCCGCGCGAGCTGCGCACCGTGGGCGACCACGTCAACCTGCTGCTGGAGCGCCTGTCGCATTCGCTCGACGTGGAGCGCGCGCTCGCGGCCAATGCCGCGCACGAGCTGCGCACGCCGCTGGCGGCCGCGCGGCTGCGGCTGCAGACCGCGCTCGAGCACGACCTGCAGCGCAACGACGTGCAGGCCGCGCTCGACGCGCTGCGCACGCTGAGCCACCGCGCCGAGAAGCTGCTGCAGCTCTCGCGCGCCGAATCGGGCGCGTCGCTGGCACGTGCGCGGGTCGACCTGGTGCAGCTGGCCGGCACGGTGGCGCAGGAGTTCTGGCAGGACCCGCAGCATGCCGAGCGCCTCGCGCTCAAGGTGCCCGACAGCGTGGCGCCGGTGGCCCTGGGCGACGTCGACGCGCTCGCGATCGCGCTGCGCAACCTGGCGGAGAACGCGCTGCGCTACGGCGGCGACGGCCGCGTCGTGATCGAGGTGATGGCACCCTGCGTGCTCGCGGTGCGCGATGCCGGTCCGGGCGTCAGCGCCGAGCAGCTCGCGACCCTGCGCGAGCGCCATGTGCGCCACAGCTCCGACCGCGCCGGCTACGGCCTGGGCATCTCGATCGTGAGCACCATCGTCGAGAAGCATGGCGCGAAGCTCGAGCTGGCCTCGCCGCCGGCGGGCGCGGCCCAGGGCTTCGAGGCGCGGATCGTGCTGCGGCCGGCCTGAGCGCCGGCGCCCGCGCTCAGTCGCTAACCAGCGCGCGCAGCCAGTCGGGCAGTGCCAGCGCCTTCTGCTTCGGGAAGTCGACCCAGATCGTGGTCGCGCCGCCCGCGGCGCAGATCACATCGGGCTGGTCGGCGCGCGCCATCGTGGCCCAGCTCTCGAAGGTGGTGCGGCCCGGGTCGCTCACGTACATCTTGAGCAGCACGTTGCCCGGGTACTCGATCTGGCGGTAGAAGTTGCAGAAGGCGTTCACGATCACCATGCCCTCGCCGCCGGGCTCGGGCTCGAAGCCGATCGAATGCATCCAGTCGATGCGCGCGGTCTCGAGGTAGCGGAAGTAGGTGCCGTTGTTGAGATGGCCCATCGCATCCATGTCGCCCCAGCGGATCGGGATCGACATTTCGTAGACCAGTTTCTTCTTCTCGGGGATTTCGATTCTCATCGGTGGGCCTTGATCGAGGCGAGGATGCCGAGGACGAACAGCAGCGCCGCCACCAGCTCGGTGGCCTGCGGCCAGCGGCCGTCCCAGACGAAGGAATAGACCAGCGCGAACAGCGTCTCGCTCACGATGAGCTGGCCGCAGAGGCTGGCCGACAGCCGCTGGCTCGCGACGTTCCAGAGGATGGTGGCGAGCCACGAGGAGCCGAAGCCGCCCGCGAGCGCCAGCACGACGAACAGCAGGCCCTCGGGCTGGGCCTGCAGCGCCGCGAGGTCGCTGCCGGCCGCGAGCCAGAGGCCGATGGCGCCCAGGCCGGTGGCGATGCCGAGCCAGTTGGCCCAGTCGGCCGCGTGGACCTCGGTGTGGCGCTGCAGCCAGGCCGCGTTGAGCAGGCCGTAGACGGTCCAGCTCGCCATCGCGCCGAGCGAGAGCACGATGCCCCAGGCGAACTGCCCGCCGCCGTGCGCGCCGCCCTGCCGGGCCGACCACGCGCCCCAGATCATCAGCGCGATGCCGGCGCCGGTGAGCAGCAGGCCCGGCAGCAGCGCGGCCATGCGCAGCCCCGGCGGACGGCCCAGCAGCATCATCCAGACCGGGATGGTGCCGATGATGAGGCTGGGCACCTCGGTGCCCGCGGCCACGATGCCGAAGGCCAGCAGCAGGTAATAGCCGCTGAAGCCCAGCACGCTGAGGCCGAGGGCGGCCAGTGCCTGGCGGCCCGTGGGCCAGCGCCGCGCCGCGGGCCGCGCGAACACGGCCAGCGCCGATACGGCGCCGAAGACGGCGAAGCGCGCCGAGACGATGTCGACCATGCCGAAGTGCCCGACCATGCGCGGCACGACGAACACCAGCCCCCAGAGCGCCCCCGCGCCCAGGCCGGCCGCGATGCCGATCCAGGCGCGCGGGCTCAGAGCGCGAACCCGTCGTCGGCCGCGATCACGGCGCCGTTCACGAAATGGCTCTCGCCGCTGGCCAGCAGCACGATCAGACCGTCGAGGTCCTCGGGCTTGCCCACGCGCTTGCGCGGCAGCATGCTCACGAGCTTGGCGCCGCCCTCGGTGCTCCAGTGCGATTCGTTGATCTCGGTCTCGATGTAGCCCGGGCACAGCGCGTTGACGTTGATGCCGAAGCGGCCCCATTCGAGCGCCATGGCCTTGGTCATCTGGATCAGCGCGGCCTTGCTCATGGCGTAGACGCCGATCTGCGGCAGCACCTTGAGCCCGGCCACCGAGGCGATGTTGATGATGCGCCCGCCGATGTAGGTGCCCGGCGCCGCGCCCTTGGCACGCGCCAGCATGCGCTTGCCGACCTCCTGCGCGACGAAGAACGAGCCCTTGAGGTTGGCGTCGAAGATGAAGTCGTAGTCCTCGGGCGTCACGTCCTGCAGCCGCTGGGTGGTGCTCACGCCCGAGTTGTTGACCAGCACGTCGATGGCGCCGACCTCGGTCTCGGCGCGGGCCACCGCGGCCTTGATGCTGCCGATGTCGGTCACGTCGAGCTCGACCACGTGGGCGTCGCCGCCCTCGCCCTGGATGCGGGCGCGCAGCTCCTTGAGCTTGTCGACGCGCCGGCTCGCGAGCACCACGGCGGCACCCGCGCGCGCCAGCGTTTTCGCGAACTGCGCGCCGAGGCCGCTCGAGGCGCCGGTGACGAAGGCCACGCGGCCCGAGAGATCGATGCTGTACGCCATTGGAGTGCTGTTCCTGTGGAGTCGCGAAGGCGACGTGAAAACACGGGCGACACGCCCCGCGGGGCAGCCCGTGGCGCCCGCATAAAATGCCCCGCAGCCACGAAGCGCCAGTGCCTCCCATCATATCGACGAGACCCCCATGACCCACGACGAAATTCTTGCCCAGTTCGGTCCCCGCGAAGCCATGGAGTACGACGTCGTTGTCGTCGGTGGCGGGCCGGCCGGCCTCTCGACCGCGATCCGCCTCAAGCAGCTCGCCGCCCAGCACGAGAAGGAGGTCTCGGTCGTGGTGCTCGAGAAGGGCTCCGAGCCCGGCGCCCACATCCTGTCGGGCGCCATCATGGACCCGCGCGCGCTCAACGAGCTGCTGCCCGACTGGAAGGAACTCGGCGCGCCGCTGAACCAGCCCGTGACCGACGACGCGATGGTGTTCCTCGGCGAGAAGGCCAGCCTGCGCACGCCCAACGCCTTCCTGCCCGACTGCTTCCAGAACCACGGCAACTACATCATCAGCCTCGGCGCCTTCACCAAGTGGCTGGCGCAGCAGGCCGAGAACCTCGGCGTCGAGATCTTCCCGGGCTTCCCGGCCGCCGAGGTGCTCTACGACGAGAAGGGGGCCGTGCGCGGCGTTGCCACCGGCAACATGGGCGTGGGCAAGGACGGCGAGCCGACCGAGAACTTCCAGCTCGGCATGGAGCTGCTGGGCAAGTACACGGTGTTCGCCGAGGGTGCGCGCGGCCACCTGGGCCGCCAGCTGATCGCCAAATTCAAGCTCGACGAGGGAAAGGACCCGCAGACCTACGGCCTGGGCGTCAAGGAAGTCTGGGAGATCGATCCCCAGCGCCACGTGCCCGGCTTCGTGCTGCACACGGCCGGCTGGCCGATGAAGAGCGACACCTACGGCGGCGCCTTCCTCTATCACATGGAGGACAACAAGGTCACCATGGGCTTCATCACGGGCCTGGACTACAGCAACCCCTACCTGAGCCCGTTCGAGGAAATGCAGCGCTGGAAGCTGCACCCCAACATTCGCTGGTACCTCGAAGGCGACGAGGCCAAGGGCATCAAGCCCGCCAAGCGCATCGGCTACGGCGCGCGCGCGATCACGGCCGGCGGCCTGCAGTCGCTGCCCAAGACGGTGTTCCCGGGCGGCGCACTGGTCGGCTGCGAGGCCGGCTACCTCAACGTGAGCCGCATCAAGGGCAGCCACGCCGCGATCAAGACCGGCATGCTGGCCGCCGAAGCCGCCTTCGACGCGCTGCAGGCCGGCCGCCAGCACGACGAGCTCACGGCCTATCCGGCGGCGTTCGAGAAGAGCTGGCTGCATGCCGAACTCAAGAAGGCTCGCAACTTCAAGGCCTGGTTCAAGAAGGGCCTGCTGGTCGCGACGCTGATGAACGGCATCGAGCAATGGCTGCTCAAGGGCAACATCCCCTGGACGCTGCGCCGCACCAAGCCCGACCACCAGTACCTGAAGCCGGCCGCGGAATGCCAGCCGATCGCCTACCCCAAGCCCGACGGCAAGCTCACCTTCGACCGGCTCTCGAGCGTGTTCATCAGCAACACCAACCACGAGGAACAGCAACCGGCCCACCTGACGCTGAAGGATGCGTCGGTGCCGGTCAACGTCAACCTCGCGAAGTTCGCGGGCCCCGAAAGCCGCTATTGCCCGGCGGGCGTGTACGAGTTCGTGCCCGACGAAGGCAGCGCGGGCAAGCAGCGGCTGCAGATCAACGCGCAGAACTGCGTGCACTGCAAGACCTGCGACATCAAGGATCCGACGCAGAACATCGTGTGGGTCACGCCTGAAGGGGGCGGTGGGCCTAACTACGTGGGGATGTGAGGTCTGTTTTCTGGGGCCCTCTTCGGAGGGCCTTTTTGCTTTTGCTCGTTCTCGTTCGGGGTGCGTGCACAGGACAGCGGGTGCTTCCCTCCGCGAATGTCCCCCGGCCTTCGGCCTCCTCCTTTATTTCGCTGCGGGAAGCACCCGCTGCCCTGTGCACGGGAGGCGCTGCGGGGCTGTCGGTCACGCGAGGTACGTGGCTACCTCTTCGGCTGTGAGGAAGCGCACTACCGTCACCTGTGGCTTCTGCTCCGAATGGAAGGTCTGGTTGAAGCCGTTCCAACCCCGCGCGGGCTTGTCTTCGGTTTCCAGTGCGACGAGCACCAGCTTTCCCTGCCGGCGCGCGTTCTCGCGCAAGGTGCCTTCACCCCAGGCCCAGGCCATGCGGTCGACGAGTTCACCACCGGCATAGGCCTTGGCCTGCAGCCAGAGGTACTGGGCCGAGTCGCTGTCGCGCGACTCGTCGTCGGCGCCGAGGCGGTCGGCCAGCGGTTGGCGTATGCCCAAGGTCTTCGCATGCACGCTGAACAGGTCCTGCAGCAGCGAGAAGGCGTGGAAGTTGTTGTTGATGCCGTGGGCGCGCACGATCATCCCGGCGTTCGAAGCCGGCAGCAGCACGACCAGCTCGTCCTCGTAGGCCATCTGGGCGGCGCGGTGCAGGAAGTGCAACTCCTCGAAGGGCAAGGTGCCGTTGACCGACAACGCCTCGATGCGCGCGCGCAGCGCCTCGTCGGCCAGCAGTTCGCGGTGGTTGCGCACATCGCGCGTCAGCATCGCCATCAGCGGCAGCACCAGCAGGTCGACCGCCTGCCGACTCGCTTCGACCTGCAGACGCTCGGCCGGCGGCAGCGCCTCGAGCGCGGCTTCGGCGGCGCGCCAGGCGAGGACATCGGCCGGTTCCTCCTCGGGCGCTTCTTCCTCTTCATCGTCCTCCATCGGCTCCGCGGCGCCATAGGGTGCGAGCGATGCGAGCAGTTGGGCCAGGCGCCGCAGCGCCGCCGGAAACAGCAACCGCGGATCGGCACCGTTCTCCACCAGCCCGCCGCAGAGGATCGCGAACAGCGCGGCGCGCAGCGGATGCAGTTCGGGCAGCAGTGCGGCCGCGGTTTGCAGCACCTCGTCGCCCGTTCCCTCCTGTACCGTCGCGCGGTAGAAGTCGGACACCGCATCGCGATCGAAGAAACCGGCCTGCGTATCGAGGTCGTCCTCATGCAGCACGGGCAGACGCAGAACGTCGAGAAAATCCGGTGGCAACGCTTTCATGCAGGAGAGCGTAGCGCAGCCGCCCCCACCGGCCCGATGCGTTCGTACTTGGTCACGCAATGCATGCCATGCCCCTGCTCGGCCACGAACAGGCTGCCATCGGCCGCGCCCCACAGCCCATGGCCATACACGCCGAAAGTGCGAAAGCGCCCCAGCACGGCGCCCGAGAGATCGAGCCGGCTCACGCGCGGCGCCTGCTCGGTCACGAACACCTCGCTGCCGTTCGACCAGATGTCCATCGGCCGCAGCAGGCCGGTCCACTGCGTCAGATAGCGACCCTCACGATCGAAGAGCTGGATGCGGTCGTTGTCGCGGTCGCACACGGCCACGCGGTCATCCGCCAGTACCCACACACCGTGCGGCGTCGAGAACTCGCCGGGCCCCTGCCCCACGCCGCCCCAGGTCTGCAGATGTCGCCCCTCGGCCGAGAAGCGATGCACACAGGCATTGCCATAGCCATCGCTCACATAGATCTCGCCATCGGGTGCCACCGCCACGTCGGTCGGATGATTGAACGGCGCACCCCAGCGCGGCGCATTGAAGTGGCCGAGTTCGAAACGCGTTTCGAGTGCCGCATCGAGCGCCAGCATCTGGTGAGCGTCGTACGACACGAGGTAGACGTTGTCGGCGCCATCGATGAAGAGACCGTGGCCGCTGGTGAGCCTGGGGTTTTCGTAGATCGTGTCGAGCTCGCCATCGGGTCCGTAGATCAATAGCTGCGGTGACGAGCGCTGCAGCACGAACACGCGGCCGCGGCTGTCGAGCGCCAACTGGCTGATCACGCCGACATTGCCGCGTGGCGAGGGCTTCTGCCAGGGGCGCACCATTCGGTAGTCCGATTGGCCGTCGGTCATGAAGAAGTCTGGTGCTTCGTTGGGTGGCATGAGGATCCTTGCTGGGACTTGCAAGCGTAGGGGCGCTGCTTCATCGCGTCCAACCAGTTTTTCTTTTGGGCCGGGACAGTTTTTTTGTTGAGGTTCGGGGCGCGTGCACAGGACAGCGGGTACTTCCCTCCGCGAATGTCCCCCGCCCTTCGGGCTCCTCCTTAATTTCGCTGCGGGAAGCACCCACTGCCCTGTGCACGAGGAGCGCAGCGGTGGTGCGGCCGGTTCTACGGGCGTGTCCAGGCGCGTGTCGATGGGGTACTCCCCGCAGCGAAATAAAGGAGGAGGCCGCAGGCCGGGGGACATTCGCGGAGGGGAGTACCCCGTCGGCGCGCGCCCGCCCCAGACCTCAAGACCTCAACCCTGAACAGCGCCCCACCCACCCCCACCAGGCGTCTCGATCACGAACACATCCCCCGCTTCCATCTGAACCTGCCCGATGTGATCAAGCGCTTCGACACTCCCATCAGCCCGCTCCACGCGATTGACCCCCACCGCCCCTGCTTCACCACCAGAGCCACCGAACGCACCATGGTGCCGCCCATTGCTGAGGATCGAAGCCGTCATCGGTGCAAGGAACCGAACCCGCCGCACACCCCCGTCGCCACCACGCCAGCGCCCCGCGCCGCCCGACCCCGAACGCAGGCTGTAGCTGTCGAGCCGCACCGGGTAGCGGAACTCCAGCACCTCCGGATCGGTGAGCCGTGAATTGGTCATGTGGGTCTGGACCACGCTCGTGCCGTCGAAGCCCTCGCCCGCGCCGGAACCACCCGAGATGGTCTCGTAGTACTGGTGCGCGCCGTCGCCGAAAGTGAAGTTGTTCATCGTGCATTGGCTCGCCGCCATCACGCCGAGCGCACCGTAGAGCGCATTGGTCACGCAGCTCGAGGTCTCGACGTTGCCGGCCACCACCGCCGCGGGCGGCAGCGGGTTCAGCATGCAGCCGCTGGGCACGATCACCTCGATCGGCTTCAGGCAGCCCGCGTTGAGCGGAATGTCGTCGTCGACCAGCGTGCGGAATACATAGAGCACCGCAGCCATCGTGATCGCGCGCGGCGCATTGAAGTTGTTCGGCAACTGCGCGCTCGTGCCGCTGAAGTCCACCGTCGCCGAGCGCGCGGTCGCGTCGACCTTCACGCGCACTTGGATGCGCGCGCCGTTATCCAGCGGCAGCACGAACTCGCCGTCCTTCAGCGCCGTGATCACGCGACGCACCGACTCCTCGGCGTTGTCCTGCACATGGCCCATGTAGGCCGCCACCGTCTCGCGGCCGAACTGCGCCACCATGGCCTGCAGCTCCTGCACGCCCTTCTCGTTGGCCGCGATCTGCGCGCGCAGGTCGGCCAGGTTCTGCTCGATGTTGCGCGAGGGATGCGCGCCGCCGCCGAGCAATGCGCGGAGTTCGACCTCGCGCAGCCGGCCACCCTCCACCAGCTTGAAGTTGTCGATCAGCACGCCCTCCTCGCCGATGGTCTTCGAGAACGGCGGCATCGAGCCCGGCGTGATGCCGCCCACGTCGGCATGGTGGCCACGCGAGGCCACGTAGAACGAGGGCCGCGCATCGGCCGCGTCGAGGTAGACGGGCGTCACCACCGTGATGTCGGGCAGGTGCGTGCCGCCGTGGTAGGGGTCGTTGAGCACGAACACGTCGCCGGGCTTCATGTCGGGGTTGCAGGCGATCACGGTCTTGATCGACTCGCTCATCGAGCCCAGGTGCACCGGCATATGCGGTGCATTGGCGATCAGGTTGCCCTCGACGTCGAACAGCGCGCACGAGAAGTCCAGCCGCTCCTTGATGTTGACCGAGTAGGCGGTGTTCTGCAACCGCAGCCCCATCTGCTCGGCGATGTTCATGAAGAGGTTGTTGAAGACCTCGAGCATCACCGGGTCGGCGCGGGTGCCGATCGCATGGCTGGTGGCGCGCTCGCGCACGCGGTGCAGCTCCACGCCGTCGGCCGTGGCGCGTGCCTGCCAGCCAGGTTCGACCACGGTGGTGGCATTGCGGCCGGCCAGGATCGCCGGACCGTCGACCACCGCGCCGGGGCGCAGCGCGGCCTCGTCGAACAGCGCGGCATCGCGCCAGCCCGCGGCGGCTTCGTCGGCCTCGCAGTACATGCGCACGGCCGCGAGCGACTCGGGCACATGCGACTCGGCCGTGCCGGTCGCCGCCGCGGCGCGCGTGCGCTCGCCCGCGCCCACCGCCTCGACCGCCACTGCCTCGATCACCAGCGCGCGCTCGCTCATCAGGAACGCGAAGCGCCGGCGGTAGGCCTGCTCGAACTCGTCGCGCATCGCGGCGATGGCCTCGGCGGCCGGCGTGTCCATCGGCAGCGCGCAGGGCAATGCCGTGTCGGTGCCCTCGTAGCGCAGCTGCACGCGGTGCAGCACGCTGATCGCGGCCTCCGCCACGCCCTGCCCGCGCAGTTCCTCCACCGCCTGCCCGGCCAGGCCGATGGCCGCCTCGCGCGCTTCGGCCAGGCCCGCCGCGTCGAGCCGGCGCTCGAGCGCGCGCTCGCGCAGCGCCAGCTGGTCGGCCAGCCCCATGCCGAAGGCCGAGAGCACGCCCGCCAGCGGATGCAGGTAGACGCTGCGCATGCCCAGCGCATCGGCCACC is from Variovorax paradoxus and encodes:
- a CDS encoding HAMP domain-containing histidine kinase; translation: MTEAVAARARSERDTLAGRLTRTLILWVGGVWLLCVFAVVWYVDREINHNFDNELVEVSHRMFAMAVQELEKLQHPGEEPPRAPLIAPKQLFSEDAVIYQIVDLHEHVLLRSAEAPEDTFDVPLAAGFANNPNWRIYTVRHPTLGLFFQVADPLDERRRALNRTLFGLIIPLGAVLPLLALVLRNVARTELRVLQQLTGEIEKRSGADLRPIALPNLPRELRTVGDHVNLLLERLSHSLDVERALAANAAHELRTPLAAARLRLQTALEHDLQRNDVQAALDALRTLSHRAEKLLQLSRAESGASLARARVDLVQLAGTVAQEFWQDPQHAERLALKVPDSVAPVALGDVDALAIALRNLAENALRYGGDGRVVIEVMAPCVLAVRDAGPGVSAEQLATLRERHVRHSSDRAGYGLGISIVSTIVEKHGAKLELASPPAGAAQGFEARIVLRPA
- a CDS encoding acyl-CoA thioesterase, with the translated sequence MRIEIPEKKKLVYEMSIPIRWGDMDAMGHLNNGTYFRYLETARIDWMHSIGFEPEPGGEGMVIVNAFCNFYRQIEYPGNVLLKMYVSDPGRTTFESWATMARADQPDVICAAGGATTIWVDFPKQKALALPDWLRALVSD
- a CDS encoding DMT family transporter, yielding MGIAAGLGAGALWGLVFVVPRMVGHFGMVDIVSARFAVFGAVSALAVFARPAARRWPTGRQALAALGLSVLGFSGYYLLLAFGIVAAGTEVPSLIIGTIPVWMMLLGRPPGLRMAALLPGLLLTGAGIALMIWGAWSARQGGAHGGGQFAWGIVLSLGAMASWTVYGLLNAAWLQRHTEVHAADWANWLGIATGLGAIGLWLAAGSDLAALQAQPEGLLFVVLALAGGFGSSWLATILWNVASQRLSASLCGQLIVSETLFALVYSFVWDGRWPQATELVAALLFVLGILASIKAHR
- a CDS encoding response regulator transcription factor → MRILLVEDDVSLADAVCGYLLAKAFVVDVAPSLADARGALLSVQYAAVLLDLHLGDGDGLSLLPQVRALREPPIVIVLTARDQVTDRIRGLDAGADDYLIKPYDPAELLARLRAVERRRSAGNSPVLQLGTLEIDIAHDRVRRDGQPVTLTQKEWALLRVMATRPERIHTRENLADALYGFGDEADSNTLEVFISRLRRKLGRSHIQTLRGLGYRLSADEED
- a CDS encoding phosphoethanolamine--lipid A transferase, producing the protein MSVTRIEPAPLRSGIPPISQHRPGTASGTTWETARQWLERPRSARQMVLWLALYLGLVANWPLWNELARIGGAPSTYLPTIAAMSLLSFCGTVAMLSFTAWTRWMKPLWLAVAVLAALVQHYMLEYRVVMDPTMIANVLQTDPNEARDLLSWRMGFNLLVVIAPVAVVLWFARIAPMRWISQLWRNAVLLLLAVAVALVAAVAMNRQLAPLMRNNVHLRYMMNPIASLYSTGAVFIKPLSKRSGKLIPITAGTTLGASYAAQQKPPLFVVVVGETARADHFGLNGYARDTTPELAKRGVLSYREVHSCGTNTLASVPCMFSPLGKQGYESRKDDYENLVDVLQAAGLAVFWLDNQAGCKDVCTRIPNASAFDNLPSATRSALCDGEECLDDVMLEGLDARIAALPAERRAKGVVLVMHQMGSHGPAYYKRSGADMKRFQPECKTNALAECGHTELMNVYDNSIAQTDRFLGRTIDWLKGQSTQYDPGLLYVSDHGESLGEFGLFLHGVPYSFAPEAQKHVPMVTWFSAGLSERRKLSRPCMEAGLDAPLTHDNLYHTVLGLMDVNTPTYKPALDALATCRKGGAA
- a CDS encoding phosphatase PAP2 family protein; this encodes MTRRFPNLRLGAWTLISLALLLLWDASGADLPIARWMGTPMGFPLRENPFLVHVMHTGAKNLSWALLAGLFLAIRWPVGFLRRLDRASRAQLALTVLASVFAVSLLKHASHTSCPWDLQEFGGMVRYVSHWSWGVRDGGPGGCFPAGHASTAFAYLGGYFVLRRVAPRIALAWLAAALIGGLLLGVTQQLRGAHYMSHTLWSGWVCWAVGFAIDAFARRAGARKDAIALQEA
- a CDS encoding SDR family oxidoreductase, coding for MAYSIDLSGRVAFVTGASSGLGAQFAKTLARAGAAVVLASRRVDKLKELRARIQGEGGDAHVVELDVTDIGSIKAAVARAETEVGAIDVLVNNSGVSTTQRLQDVTPEDYDFIFDANLKGSFFVAQEVGKRMLARAKGAAPGTYIGGRIINIASVAGLKVLPQIGVYAMSKAALIQMTKAMALEWGRFGINVNALCPGYIETEINESHWSTEGGAKLVSMLPRKRVGKPEDLDGLIVLLASGESHFVNGAVIAADDGFAL